In the genome of Candidatus Binatus sp., one region contains:
- a CDS encoding LLM class flavin-dependent oxidoreductase — MKFDIFYQLPEAATQNTAQRYRELIAESAEADRLGFDTVWLAEVHFAPRFSAMPTPLMILAAIAERTTRLRLGMAVNLMPLHHPLRLAEEIATLDVLSGGRVEFGAGRGAFALNYRGYGVEMANSRELFEEGLEIIKAAWTQRRLTFHVKHFHADNLEVVPKPIQRPHPPIRLAANSVETFTFAGAHAYPIFAGGPVNPIPVLGERLEIYNRALADAGHKRPDDWLAAALMVFVGRDKAHVRATIEPSLRNYFDVVSEIIEPESPSAEHQAAFLAMRERLKNIDYPTVDSMMGIFGDAEYCIDRIAELKERFKFSRLVCWFETGGLSGHQNVIDAMRLFADRVMPKFQ; from the coding sequence ATGAAATTCGACATCTTCTATCAATTGCCCGAAGCCGCGACCCAGAACACGGCGCAGCGTTATCGCGAACTGATCGCGGAGTCGGCCGAGGCCGATCGCCTCGGTTTCGACACGGTGTGGCTGGCCGAGGTTCATTTCGCGCCGCGATTCTCTGCGATGCCGACGCCGCTGATGATTCTCGCGGCGATCGCCGAGCGCACCACTCGACTCCGCCTCGGGATGGCGGTGAACCTGATGCCGCTGCATCATCCGCTGCGACTCGCCGAGGAAATCGCGACGCTCGATGTCCTTTCCGGCGGACGCGTCGAGTTTGGCGCCGGTCGCGGCGCATTCGCGCTGAACTATCGCGGCTATGGCGTCGAGATGGCGAACAGCCGCGAGTTGTTCGAGGAAGGGCTCGAAATTATCAAGGCGGCTTGGACCCAGCGGCGGCTCACGTTTCACGTGAAACATTTCCACGCCGACAATCTCGAAGTCGTGCCGAAGCCGATTCAGCGGCCGCATCCGCCGATTCGGCTCGCCGCCAACAGCGTTGAGACTTTCACGTTCGCAGGCGCTCACGCTTATCCGATTTTCGCTGGTGGTCCGGTCAATCCGATTCCGGTGCTCGGCGAACGCCTCGAAATTTACAATCGCGCACTTGCAGATGCGGGCCACAAGCGCCCCGACGATTGGCTCGCCGCCGCGCTGATGGTGTTCGTCGGCCGCGACAAGGCCCACGTCCGCGCGACGATCGAGCCGAGTCTCCGCAACTACTTCGACGTCGTCAGCGAGATCATCGAGCCGGAGAGTCCATCGGCGGAGCATCAGGCGGCATTTCTGGCCATGCGCGAGCGGCTCAAGAATATCGACTATCCGACCGTCGATTCGATGATGGGGATTTTCGGCGACGCGGAATATTGCATCGATCGGATCGCCGAGTTGAAAGAGCGATTCAAGTTCTCGCGCCTGGTCTGCTGGTTTGAGACCGGCGGGCTTAGCGGTCATCAGAACGTGATCGATGCGATGCGCCTGTTCGCCGACCGAGTGATGCCGAAATTTCAGTAG
- a CDS encoding acyl-CoA dehydrogenase family protein, which produces MDFGLSEEQLQLKDSARSFLSGECATTVVRKIMASDDGYPRDLYAQIAKLGWNGLIIPERYGGAGLGMLDMAMLLEEAGYAAMPGPFLFSSVLAASALINSKSDELKAKWLPAIAEGKAVGTVAIVEGAGSVDPADIWTLASKEGEGWLLNGSKMLAPYANVADFIIVAARAGTGSHDLRLFLIETRDNGVKTRLLKNLDMTRRVSVVEMNCATAVMLEDSTTSFAHLLDVASVAIAADSLGGTERALEMAVDYSKVREQFGKPIGSFQALKHAAAEIVADLEPARSLLWYAAYALDSGAANASRFAAMAKARLSEVYSRASDRAVLMHGGIGFTWEHDMHLWFKRARFNESYFGSPAYHRERVASLGGY; this is translated from the coding sequence ATGGATTTCGGACTCAGCGAAGAACAGCTTCAACTCAAGGACAGCGCGCGCTCATTCCTGAGCGGCGAGTGCGCCACCACTGTGGTCCGCAAAATCATGGCGAGCGACGACGGCTACCCGCGCGACCTCTACGCCCAAATCGCGAAGCTCGGATGGAACGGCTTGATCATCCCGGAGCGATACGGTGGCGCAGGACTCGGGATGCTCGACATGGCGATGCTGCTCGAAGAAGCCGGCTACGCCGCGATGCCGGGGCCGTTTCTTTTTTCCTCGGTCCTCGCCGCGAGCGCGCTCATCAACAGCAAATCCGACGAGCTCAAGGCGAAGTGGCTGCCTGCGATCGCGGAAGGCAAAGCGGTCGGCACGGTCGCGATTGTCGAGGGCGCCGGCAGCGTCGATCCCGCGGATATCTGGACGCTCGCGAGCAAGGAGGGCGAGGGCTGGCTCCTGAACGGCAGCAAGATGCTCGCGCCGTATGCCAACGTCGCGGACTTCATCATCGTCGCGGCGCGGGCCGGAACCGGCAGTCACGACCTGCGCCTCTTTTTGATCGAGACCAGGGACAACGGCGTCAAGACCCGCCTGCTCAAAAACCTCGATATGACGCGCCGCGTCTCGGTCGTCGAGATGAATTGCGCGACGGCGGTGATGCTCGAGGACAGCACCACATCGTTCGCGCATCTGCTCGACGTGGCCTCAGTCGCGATCGCCGCCGATTCGCTCGGCGGTACCGAACGCGCGCTCGAGATGGCGGTCGATTACTCGAAAGTGCGCGAGCAATTCGGCAAGCCGATCGGATCGTTCCAGGCGCTGAAGCATGCCGCGGCTGAAATCGTCGCCGACCTCGAACCTGCGCGCTCGCTGCTGTGGTACGCCGCGTATGCGCTCGATTCGGGCGCCGCCAACGCCTCGCGCTTCGCCGCGATGGCCAAGGCGCGCCTCTCTGAAGTGTACAGCCGCGCCAGCGATCGCGCGGTGCTGATGCATGGCGGAATCGGCTTTACCTGGGAGCACGACATGCATCTCTGGTTCAAGCGCGCGCGCTTCAACGAGTCGTACTTCGGCTCGCCGGCCTATCATCGCGAACGCGTCGCCAGCCTCGGCGGCTACTGA
- a CDS encoding CBS domain-containing protein, with the protein MNSRLLSHRLFRKYSALVHEDLAATYSRDIQKWLLVAPVIGVVTGLMITAIAVMVLDVIWAAVLPYYLAHHWAIAVGLVAGFVLTGLIMQFCTADPNEHSTEEIVRAYHNHQGYIDVHSFWWKSLALVSGVAPEKWDQATVAELADRNPTCVTADSGLGEALRLLVREHGTQMILVTEDHGRLEGIVTKTDILRAVNIADARAQPPPKSDAK; encoded by the coding sequence TTGAATTCCAGGCTCCTTAGTCATCGGCTGTTCCGCAAATACAGCGCCCTCGTTCATGAGGATCTTGCCGCCACTTACTCGCGCGACATCCAGAAGTGGCTACTGGTTGCGCCTGTAATAGGTGTCGTCACCGGATTGATGATCACTGCGATCGCAGTGATGGTCCTCGACGTAATCTGGGCTGCGGTCCTTCCTTACTACCTCGCGCATCACTGGGCTATTGCGGTGGGACTCGTCGCCGGCTTCGTGTTGACTGGACTTATCATGCAGTTCTGCACCGCCGATCCGAACGAACACTCGACCGAGGAAATCGTTCGCGCGTATCACAACCATCAGGGCTACATCGACGTGCATTCCTTCTGGTGGAAGTCGCTCGCGCTGGTGAGCGGCGTCGCGCCCGAAAAATGGGATCAGGCCACGGTCGCTGAACTGGCCGATCGAAATCCAACTTGCGTAACCGCCGACAGCGGCCTCGGCGAAGCGCTCAGACTGTTGGTGCGCGAGCACGGGACGCAAATGATCCTGGTGACTGAAGACCACGGCCGGCTCGAGGGGATCGTCACCAAGACCGACATTCTGCGCGCAGTCAACATCGCGGACGCACGCGCGCAGCCGCCGCCGAAGTCGGACGCAAAGTGA
- a CDS encoding MSMEG_1061 family FMN-dependent PPOX-type flavoprotein, with protein MENGNHRIETFEQLRSLIGEPHPLVQKKVFRALDQTAIGFIKRSPFIVLSTADAAGNQDSSPKGDGPGFVLVENERTLLIPERKGNKLMFGLGNILQNPRVGIIFLVPGANETLRVNGAAELTHDPSLLERMAARGGPALLAIRVTVDECFFHCAKAFLRSQLWKPETWPAREAISFGKMLAATVGGDDGMAAQIDKSIEHDYKTNL; from the coding sequence ATGGAAAACGGCAACCACCGTATCGAAACGTTCGAACAGTTGCGCTCTCTAATCGGCGAACCGCATCCCCTCGTGCAGAAAAAGGTCTTCCGCGCGCTCGACCAGACCGCGATCGGCTTCATCAAGCGCTCGCCCTTCATCGTGCTCAGCACCGCCGACGCCGCCGGCAATCAGGACAGTTCGCCGAAAGGCGACGGCCCCGGCTTCGTCCTCGTCGAAAACGAGCGCACCCTGCTGATTCCCGAGCGCAAGGGCAACAAGCTGATGTTCGGCCTCGGCAACATTCTGCAGAATCCGCGCGTCGGGATCATTTTCCTCGTCCCCGGCGCCAACGAGACGTTGCGCGTCAACGGCGCCGCCGAACTCACCCACGATCCCAGTTTGCTCGAGCGGATGGCGGCGCGCGGCGGCCCTGCCCTGCTCGCGATTCGCGTCACCGTCGATGAATGCTTCTTCCACTGCGCCAAGGCTTTCCTGCGCTCCCAGCTATGGAAGCCCGAGACCTGGCCCGCGCGCGAGGCGATCTCTTTTGGCAAGATGCTCGCCGCCACCGTCGGCGGCGACGACGGCATGGCCGCCCAGATCGACAAGTCGATCGAGCACGACTACAAGACGAATCTCTAG
- a CDS encoding acetoacetate decarboxylase family protein, protein MASNSWVKSPEEIRKIEDVLAKPAFLEGRTLTVTYLTRPEIVRAVLPPPLEPVGEPLVSVGVGTFGSSNCVGAFAGGWVDVRAKYNGIEANYCLAMPMSTDVAIIFGRELFGEPKKQGRVRLERDGDVVRGTVERHGISYLSVEARLTEDVPINGPAMSDRFHFKFMHAADGRGLEFDPVIVHAHFETQLRALKRGEGKAIFKASHHDPLTELEILEFRGAVYLEGDIYANAKRIGTVDAKRFLPYAFQNIDDYSAI, encoded by the coding sequence ATGGCATCGAATAGCTGGGTGAAATCGCCCGAAGAAATCCGCAAGATCGAAGACGTCCTCGCCAAGCCGGCGTTCCTCGAGGGCCGCACGCTCACCGTCACTTATCTCACGCGCCCGGAGATCGTGCGCGCGGTGCTGCCGCCGCCGCTCGAGCCCGTGGGCGAACCGTTAGTGTCGGTTGGAGTCGGCACGTTCGGCAGTTCGAACTGTGTCGGCGCGTTCGCCGGCGGATGGGTCGATGTGCGCGCGAAGTACAACGGTATCGAGGCGAACTATTGCCTCGCGATGCCGATGTCCACCGACGTCGCGATCATTTTCGGGCGCGAGTTGTTCGGCGAGCCGAAGAAGCAGGGGCGCGTGCGCCTCGAGCGCGACGGCGACGTGGTGCGCGGCACCGTCGAGCGTCACGGCATCTCGTATCTTTCGGTCGAGGCGCGGCTCACCGAAGACGTACCGATCAATGGGCCGGCGATGAGCGATCGTTTTCATTTCAAGTTTATGCATGCCGCTGATGGCCGCGGACTCGAGTTCGATCCGGTGATCGTGCACGCGCATTTCGAGACCCAGCTGCGCGCGCTGAAACGCGGCGAGGGCAAGGCGATCTTCAAGGCATCGCATCACGATCCGCTGACGGAACTTGAGATCCTGGAATTTCGCGGCGCGGTGTACCTGGAAGGCGACATCTACGCGAACGCGAAACGGATCGGCACGGTGGACGCGAAACGCTTTCTGCCGTACGCCTTTCAGAATATCGACGACTACAGCGCGATCTGA
- a CDS encoding response regulator yields the protein MSDTGKGENQPPITPAVRIFLVEDNPDHVFIALTVVRQVLGDDIEIVHAQNADEALEMITQFTELDRPDLFLIDLRLPDNGGFSVLQATRSNEALASVPMFVITSSLFDRDIAESYELGASAVLCKPLSRAKLRDELVRVGALPISHRPLDRTYRQ from the coding sequence ATGAGTGACACTGGCAAGGGGGAAAACCAGCCGCCGATAACTCCGGCGGTGCGGATTTTCCTGGTTGAAGACAATCCCGATCACGTTTTCATCGCACTAACAGTCGTTAGGCAAGTGCTGGGCGACGATATCGAGATCGTTCATGCGCAAAACGCCGACGAAGCACTCGAGATGATCACCCAGTTTACCGAACTCGATCGACCTGACCTGTTTCTCATCGACCTTCGCCTGCCGGACAACGGCGGCTTCTCGGTGCTGCAAGCGACGCGCTCGAATGAAGCGCTCGCGTCAGTGCCGATGTTCGTCATCACCAGCTCGCTCTTCGATCGCGACATCGCCGAAAGCTACGAACTGGGAGCTTCCGCGGTGCTGTGCAAGCCGCTCTCGCGTGCGAAGTTGCGCGATGAACTGGTGCGCGTCGGCGCGTTGCCAATCTCGCATCGCCCACTCGATCGAACCTACCGGCAATAG